The Glycine max cultivar Williams 82 chromosome 3, Glycine_max_v4.0, whole genome shotgun sequence sequence CAGAGTTCCATATTATAACTTCGCTGTATAATAAGTACTGTAAAAGATTCAATAGAACAAATGCTCACCAAATTCCGCATGCTTGGATCATGCAAGATACCATAAGCTGCCCACCTTGACCAAGATTCCAAAACAATACCATCATATCCCATTTCCCTACAGAAGAACATTCAcatgaaaagcaaatcaaagcacAAAGGGAGTGCTTCATATATGGATCTGATTTATCTGAAGGCTTGCTTCCATGAACAACTTCTGATACTCATGCAGTATATGGGTAATGGGTTTGCTATAGGGAGAGAATCTCACTACCATAAAGCCTTTAGCTGGGTAAAGAAAGCAATAATACCCCCACAAAACCATGTtctggtaaaataaaaaatgggaaaattacaagaaaaagGAATTATTGGCAAAGACATTCCTGGTTTACGAACAAATCACGCCAATATTCAAGTCAATTAGTGTTTGAACATCATTAACCAATTGAGTGGTCAGTTGACTTCATCCTAAACTAGAAATATCAATATCAAGAATTCCTTTTGCAGAAGGCACCAAGAGACAAATCCGAACATTCATTCTCACAGTCGATGATAATAAAAAACAGTATAGCTAAATTAGAGACCATGAGAAGCTTATAAAAGCAAAAACAAGACCTTTTTAGCATTCAGGAAATAACTCTGTTCTCATACTGCCATTAGCCTAAAACAggtaatttgaaaaataattagagGCTTACTTGCACTCTGTTACTATAAGGTTAATGGCTTTGTTCCTTTGTTTTTCCTTTCCCAACAGCACTGCTGGTGATGCTTCCAGAACAACTCTAGGCAAAATCTAAATGCCATGAAAAAAATGGATGGTTTGATGAGGTCAGTAGTTACACAAAGAAAAGCATAACAATAAACCTAAGACAATTAAACAAGTGTTAGGTTCGACAAGTTAATGATATCATAAAATAGGGTTAGTCACATTTGTAGCTAGTTCAAGGTCCAAATCAGACTACTTGGGAAGAGGGTTAAAGTAAGCGACAACCTTACCCTTTGTTTGCTtgagaggaaagaaaataaggggagaaaaaaatttgaaatttgaatgggagtaaagaaaattttgaatttttggttttaaaaataaaattttctctcttcaaacaaataaaagaaaatgcacTGTTGTCCATATTTTCTCTCctctctattttcttttctctcatcagCCATTCCACATAACTCACCAGTCGGTAGGAAAGCTTAACATTAAAGGATCCATCTAACTTTTTATACATAGTTTTCACAAACAAatgccaaaaaaatagaaataaatccTATGTACGTACAAAAAagtatatttcttttgtattatattaattacataaaaatgaatttaaattataattgaatatcacacacacacacatttcttttgtattatattaattacacaaaaatgaatttgaactATAATTGAATATcacacccacacccacacacacacatatatagccCAGAGCTGCATAACATGGGTTCCATTCCATCATAAACTTACAAAGCATTAAGCATTCAACATGTTCCATATTATGTGTACAGGCGGTAGCAGTAGACAGATCGAAATTCAAAGGATTGATTTCTGagatatcaaaatataaataaagaagcAAAGCTATAGGCCAAGTGATAATAATGTGCTTATAAAGAAGAAGCAAAGCTATAGGCCAAGTGATAATAATGTGCTTATaaagaagaagcaaaggaaCAAAGCTAAAGGAAAATACACATATAACTAATATCTCATTGTCAGCTGTTGATGACTTGAGGTCACATTCTGTCTGAACTCTGAGCTAACCTTTAAAGGATTAGTTGTGGTCTAATAACTAATTTGGGAGTGATTGAGCACAAGGCACAGAGCAATCCTACTGACCGAGCATTACTCCCATTAGCTAACCCATACATAACTCCTCAATTTAGCTCTACTTTCTAGTTTACAAATCCAAAATTAAGATTGTCATCAAGTAAATAgctttcaaaatgaaaataagatatTTACAATAACTTTTTGGATAAAAAGGGGCAGTTAATTGGATatgatgaaatgaaaaaaagtttaaaagtaGAGAACTTATTCATTTTACCAAAGCTTCTCCTGCCTTTTTAAGCTCTGAGATCCATCCTCTGTCAGCATTATGTCTCCCCTCTAGAACTAAGCTAGTCTGTTGGCTGCGAATAACAACTGATGAAGCAAACCCATAAAGCGATATAATAAAAActcactaaaaaaacaaaaccaaggACTTATAATCAAGTATTCACTAGAATTTCATTGTAGTGCATAAATTGCAAACATATATGAGGATTAAAATATTCTGCTGACCCTCAAGGAGGCTGCGATGTCAGTTCAAATCAACCCTTAatatttcatttccaaaaggaAGGCATCTCAGGTCATAATTTGTAGTATAAAGAAgggtaaataaaataacaagacTTTGGAAACCAAAATTAAAGCTGCGAGAAATTTTTGGATGCTTGCAAATACATTTGAAAGCTCTGATGAACTGACCCAAGGATAGTTTGGACTGAGAGGTCTTAAATATGCCCCCACCCATCTATTTCTTCAAAAGTCATTTAGGACTGAAGTACATACCTCTTTAGATCATACCAAATGGGTGATAAATGTGTGAACTTAGAGTTGAACCTTTTTGCCAATTCATAACCTCGAGAATTCCTGTCATAGTTAACATTTTTTGAACATGCAAAAGGATTGCAGACACAATAGATCAGAAAATTGAATTTTCACTATGAATACAAAGCAATATAACTATGAAAATGATAGGGGTTAGGAAACAAATTGGATAGTACTTAGTAGAGGATATGAAGTGGTTTTTACCAGAAAGAAGACTCATAATACTGTAACAATCAAAACCATAACTTTCAAATTGTGAAATTTCAATAGATTTTAAATCGTTAAGGGTTGGATGAAGCAATTGCTTACTGTACTTCTTTGTTTCTACCAGCTAAAATTAAAGATAGAATAGCAACTTTAAGAATCCTGCAGACTAATGAACTATATCATAGGAATGTGTCTCTATCATCTATGCTAATGTATAAAACTAATACTCCTATATCAACaatcaacaatattttaaaagtctCAAGGGTTGAGTGAAAATCAATTACTTAACATAATTCTTTGTTTCAACCAGCTAAAATCATaaagttgaaattttaataatCATGCCGATTAATGAACTGCATTATAGGAATTAGGAACACATGTCTGTTTCATCTATATGCTAATGTATAAAGCCAAATAGCTAATACACCTGATGATCTCTCaatgtttttttcaaaaaaaaaaaaaacttaccacCACCACAACTAAACCTATTCTCTCTCAAGTCTGAATTCCCTTTATTTATCCCACTCACCTCCTACTGTTAAAGACctttaaaaatgttttctttacAAATAGAGATATTTGAGCCAATTTATGCAAATTAGGAGTAAATTATTATACAATCAagtgttaatataaaatttaaatcttcTGTTCACCTGCAATGCAGGTGCCAGTGCCACCAGTACAGAATTATTCATTTGACAATAATGTACAAAGTAATGCACTTTCATTCATATTACCACACAACCCTAAGCAAAGATCGGATATGGCCAGTTTAAAGTTATTAGCACTTGACACTCGGAATCAAGAGCTCAAAGACTTCTTTTATGTTATCATATTATAatcgaaaaaataaaagatcacaTTACGTGAAACAAATTTAGCTCCTTATTTAGCATAGAATATTGCATGTCAAGTACCAAATTCATGATTCATCTAAGAAATTgctaaaattaatatacaaaaaacataaattaccaGGGAGTAATGTAGCCAAGCACAGGATAAGTATAATGGCGCTGAGACGAATTTCCTGATACTTTTGAATTTTCCTAATCCATTATAAATTTACAACATTAGATACTAAAATCAAAACTGGAGATTTGCTTCACCAACAATCactaaatattgattagaaaaaaaatgaagagaattGGGCGGAACTTACGGCGAGTATATGTTGGCAATTAGCATGAGTTGTGACAAGGCCTTGCGAAGGAGAAGATTGTCTGAAGCGATAACGATAAGTGACGATAGCGATGATGGACGATACGATGAAGAACGCAACGAGTTTTCTGCGACCGGAAGCTGAGTTGAGCCGTCGGGAAGATGATTCGGCTCGGTTTTCCCGACGACCGCCACTCGGGGCTGATCGCTTCTTCGCCATCACGCCCGACTAGGTCTTCTAACACCGCAAACGACAGCGTAGTGCCTCCTATCGTGCGatttgtgaaaagaaaaagaaaaagataaatattcattttggtgactttcaaatatgaaaaattcaaatttagttaTAGAATATCATAAAAGAATGTGATAAATGAATCatgtcattaaatttattagatGATTTTatcatgataatttttaaaattcaattttagaataaattatttttaaattaagttacaCATgatcaatttatcattaaatatttattttaagtaaaatactGTCTTGTGCTATATAGTTTGAACTGCATAATCGATTTCAATGAATCCTAATAATGCCTTGTATtagtagtttttttcttttttttttttcatttgggaGGATGCTAGTAGTTCATTGATGTATTTGGTCATATTCTGAAATCTTATCTTCATCTCGTTATTTTATGATGATGGGATTTTTTTTAGTGGGTGATgaatgatgatgcatgatggaATAGTTGaagattttaattcttatttcttGTCCTCCatcatttagaaagaaaaaagaaaagaaatacaatgtccaaataattttaatattgatgGTAGTGTAGAGAACAAATCATTAGATACAATAGAGTTATAAGATTATCAAATACATTTACAAGGTTAACTTGCACTAAAAggtaaagagaaaaaagaaaaaagttatgtatttctttttcattaacaaaaaattaatagttaataattaaaaattaatatttattctgataaaaaaatcattaaataaagtGAAATATTTAACTTGAAATACACAAGTTACCATGTGAgacaaaaatacaattattctttgtttttaaataggattaaaatgataattttgaaataataatatttttattttattttaggacataattttaacctttttttttactaattcaaATCATGAAATTTATCTTATTTGAATCACTTACATGAATATGAGACCTAATTAACGTTCGGAAAAAAGATAAAcataaacacaataaaaaatatataaaaatgaatttcacaAATAACCATAAAAGAATATGATATTAATCTCACAACATAAATGACTTCTGaaaatttaaatctaataaaatatcaatccatccattttatttaaattagggAGAAGCACTCCGATTCCATgcctctttatatttttaaaatgaaactaaaataaaagtgAGAGGATGAGATTAAATAGCAAATAGGAGAACAAAATGAATTATGATATGAAAAAAGTGAGATGAATAGTTACATATAATTTGAAGCTTCATCATCATTATAGTCATCTACCACCCTCATCGAAGGCAAGTATCcaatcagaattttttttttctatttcaccACTCAGATTAGTTCCACATATTTTGCAATTGTATATTTGAGTTAATTTTAATACCTTGCAATATTTTCACAatctaaaaaattgaaaaaaattaatagttgtTATTACAATTTCAACTTTATAACAAAATTTGTCTAATGTCACACACGTACATTAAGActtatatatttcataaaattttaatatttgtagttaagtaatttaagttatgttttaaagtattttttaatcgTCAAATgtgatgtataatttttttcctaaaattaaattaagttaacTATCTGTAATCATTACACTACATTTTATGTTacataaatttcaaataatacttaataaacataaattaaaataacaaatttagaattttaaaacataataactggctattccataaaaaaaaataataaccgaCTCATGCACACtagttttttcataaaaaaattaaaaagaatatcaaGAATGCAATTTTAAgtctttcaatatatatatatatatatatatatatatatatatatatatatatatatatatatttactttacTTTTAACTGTTTAACTAGTGCTCTTGGATATCTTTTAGCATTTGTCCGtttaaaaataggaaaagaGATTCCTTCGTTTGGAGATAAAAAAGAATGTAACATTTTTCCCCTTCTCTGTCCGAGATTGATAAATTTTCGAGTCCTATCCTGAAATCTGGATCTATTGTTGTGAGAGTGGAAGCAAAGCATGCATAATGAACCAAAAACTCTTAAGggaagacattttttataaaattgtataaaaggGAGTAGCTGCATGGAAATTGTAATTGAGTTGCAGAAATGATGAAAATAGTGCATCTCATTTTGCATCTGAAAATGTGAGGTACGTctccgttttttttttatttttaaaggcgTACCTCTCCTTATTATtgacaatatataattaatttgctACAATTCATTAGTaacaaaaaagagagacaagacattctgaaattttaattctaaaaaatatcgATCCATCCATTTTATGGGAAGTgaggctctctctctctctctctctcgctaGAGACTATacgaaaattttgaaataactagtaaaaaaatttaaagtaacaTTGTTAATGAATTGAGGTGAAGGAAttgaaaaatatcatatatgtttAAGTTGAATCGTCACTGTTGTAGAATTCCTGTTGCATGATGCAACAATGCAACACGTATGAAACCGAAAGACAATGGTGTTTGAATGACACGTGAAAAGAATTGGGGGCGAAAGAGGTGGTGAGGGGCGCCGCCACCGGTGTAAAGAAATGTGGCTGCCACTCGCAACCCCTGCTGCATGCAACCGCACATTTGGCCGTCGCACTAACAAATCATACCAGTTCTGTTacgtttttcatttctttttctttttacacgTGCGACCAGGTGGTCATGAACAATAATAATGTGGACCCGATTCCAATTATATGACGAAAATGCCCCCGCCTAAGCTCCTAACAAATGTGGCATTTATGTTTTGAGTAGACTAATCTACTTGcaaatttaatacattttataattttactttgaCATTTTACCCCTACTTTTTTGTGCTTTACGAGTCCCACCTGCTTTCTAAGTCCACTTCGTGTTATTTTGGATGTGTCATATGTTTAATTTTGGATAGATACTGATGGATgaataattttcctttttttattaataaaaatactaaatatttatatttttaacatactagtatatttattttttacttaatacttattttataaactataaatatttagagaattgataagataattttataaaaagaaacaatattGCTCCCGTTTGATTTCCCATCCCTAATGTATGTTTTAGTTCCATGTTAAATCAATCTAAATCTTAGTATTAACTTAATCATGTTTCCCATCCCTCACACGCAAattactcttattttttttatcatacaaattactcgtatttgatttctcataagtAACAACTAGAGTAtggagaaaaaaggaaaatcaaaagGGTATTTTCGTCCatgaaaaaagttattttgtttGAAGTTTAGGGACCCCACGTGAGCATATTCTCTCATGGTCCTTTCCCTCATTTATTAGCACTTCTCTTCCCCACTTTTCTAAACATATTTCTGTAAAAAACATGCACACAGAGTAGTTATCAGAGACAGAGAGAAAGAAAGGTCCCTGCATCTGATCtgaacacttaaaaaaattagattattttattcacCGTGTTGGTTCTGAGTCTCTGGTAACCAATTGTTGCACTATAAATATTCTTGCCAATAGTGGTTCTGTTCTGTACATTCATTGCTTACTTGCCTCTCCGGGTAAATACATGCATTTTCatattctctgttttttttttttgttctgctTCTTCTCTGTGCTtgtgaataattttttgttcaGCTCCTTGAATTTCCTAACCATGCAACAAGTGTCAAACACTGGAATCAGGTTgctaaaattttcatttcagtTATTTACTTCCCACATTCCACGTACTTTTGCTCCTTTGATCTTAAGCTTTCTCATTTTATGGCTATAATTAACAAAGTTCTTCTCCCCCTCTCTTTAtaggtattattttttttagaattttgatGGGATTTTGGTTTGATGCATCTCATGCTTGCACACGTACACGAGCACTCTGGTTGTGATTCCTCAATTTCCTTGGCTTTTGGTCggtgttgtttttctttttattgttaaaaaaaactattcatgAAACTACTTTTCATTCTTcagtttctctttcttctttaaaCAAGTGATGGTTtgcaagatatttttttattaaaatcatttttatatttgtataccTTAGTTTTATACACACACTACACTTTCTTTATACATTATTTGAATTGAAGCATTCACAATAAGTAGGTAAGAAGTAAGTCTGGCCTgcactttcaatttttttatctagtTTAAGTCCGGCAAAAAAAAAGTACTAGCAACGCCACCCCCCCTCTTTTTTGAGGCCTCAGCCTATATATTTAACGAGAAGAATATGTTGGTAATATAATATTACATCGGTAATTCCGAGGTACTTTACCTTGTATGgtgcttttattttgtttggtaCTTTGGGTGTGTGGATGGGGTTAATAGTGTTTGGTATAcaactatttattatttaatagtaGTGTATTTATGTTGGAGGAAGTCTGTGAGAAAAAATAGTAGTGTATTTATGTTGGAGGAAGTCTGTAAgaaaattttttttggaagaagtccttttctttttcaattttccttcCTACAATATCGGTTGAAAGCTTGATCTCTTAAATATGCGACAATTCCAAGAAAATCATGTACAACTTTAGATGTAACCCTTACTAAGGAATTTAGTTGGGGTACTGTTTCATTTCATAAAAGAATACTATCACATTATTGTTTTGCAATtgcaaattaaagaataattttactTGTTGAGTAACATCGGTTTACAATTTGTTTtactcaattatatatataacttttgacAAACCTAAATTTTCATAATACAGGATGTCTTTTGTTCTCATTTTCAAACTACAATATAACTTGTTTCTCCCTCTTTACGTATCCTTGTTCGCTAACTTTTCTACCCTTATAAACCGATACTGTCTCCATGTGCACATACGACAAATAGAGAGCTAGTAAATGCCTTTATTCAGAATCATAGAATTCAACGAACATTACATGTTTTTCCCTCATATTCATCTGGTCCAATGGTTTGAATCGTCACTATTTTTCCAATAAGCACGGTCTCGAGCTTAACTATGTTTTGGCTTTGGTCGTAGCACATACCACATAACGATGCTTTCGTCTATACCTTAACGTAGGAGTTGCGTTCATTGATAGGTAAACTAATTTCACTACGAGTGTATTGGAAGTTTCAACATCTTTAAGAATGTCCTCGTTGATAACAAGAAAAATGGTTGTTGTCCGTTTTCTTATAATATGTTATGTTAATACGTTGGACTTGTTTGAAAGACCACAACACAACATATCAAGCTTCGATATCTGATTATTCATAATCTACAGAGACCAAGTACAGTGAAGGATCTAGATATCTGACATAAAAATTTACAAGCATGGCTTACACTGCAGTTGCCATGCCTACCTCTCCAGCAGCTACCTCGGCAACTGTAGACATTGCAAAAGAGCATAACGGTCTTCGCCGCTCGCAATCCAGCAAAGAACTACACACACGTGCCGTTATGCGGAGGTCTTATTCTGACAACCACCTATGTTGCTCCATCAATCGCGTACAAGCCACATCAGTGCCACCAAAACTTAAGAGCAATCAACCAATGGGGATTTCACCATTTCAATTTTCAGGCTCCATTCTTCCAAATTCACTGCGCTCCTTCTTGTTTGACCCAGAAACAAGCAATGATCTAGTTGTGGAGGAGAAGGTGGTAAGCATTGAGGAAAACATGGTAGAAAGCAGCAAGGAAGAGATAGTGAATAGAGCCAACTGGGTAGAGAGGCTTATGGAAATCAAGAAACATTGGAGAAACAGACTGCCCAAAGAAAGCATGAATACAGATGCGATATGCAACGACAATACGTATGATGAATGTGAA is a genomic window containing:
- the LOC100779538 gene encoding chitinase domain-containing protein 1 isoform X1 is translated as MAKKRSAPSGGRRENRAESSSRRLNSASGRRKLVAFFIVSSIIAIVTYRYRFRQSSPSQGLVTTHANCQHILAENSKVSGNSSQRHYTYPVLGYITPWNSRGYELAKRFNSKFTHLSPIWYDLKSQQTSLVLEGRHNADRGWISELKKAGEALILPRVVLEASPAVLLGKEKQRNKAINLIVTECKEMGYDGIVLESWSRWAAYGILHDPSMRNLALQFVKQLGDALHSISSEKISGQQLQLVYVIGSPSEKLQEHDFGPKDLETLSEAVDGFSLMTYDFSNPHNPGPNAPLKWIQIVLQLLLGTSGNRAQSLAPKILLGINFYGNDFSLSRDADAGGGAIIGRDYLALLEKHWPELQWDKNSGEHFFFYTDDKDIRHVVFYPSLKSISLRLEEARSWGCGISIWEIGQGLDYFFDLL
- the LOC100779538 gene encoding chitinase domain-containing protein 1 isoform X2, encoding MAKKRSAPSGGRRENRAESSSRRLNSASGRRKLVAFFIVSSIIAIVTYRYRFRQSSPSQGLVTTHANCQHILAENSKVSGNSSQRHYTYPVLGYITPWNSRGYELAKRFNSKFTHLSPIWYDLKSQQTSLVLEGRHNADRGWISELKKAGEALILPRVVLEASPAVLLGKEKQRNKAINLIVTECKEMGYDGIVLESWSRWAAYGILHDPSMRNLALQFVKQLGDALHSISSEKISGQQLQLVYVIGSPSEKLQEHDFGPKDLETLSEAVDGFSLMTYDFSNPHNPGPNAPLKWIQIVLQLLLGTSGNRAQSLAPKILLGINFYGNDFSLSRDAGGGAIIGRDYLALLEKHWPELQWDKNSGEHFFFYTDDKDIRHVVFYPSLKSISLRLEEARSWGCGISIWEIGQGLDYFFDLL
- the LOC100779538 gene encoding chitinase domain-containing protein 1 isoform X3, which gives rise to MAKKRSAPSGGRRENRAESSSRRLNSASGRRKLVAFFIVSSIIAIVTYRYRFRQSSPSQGLVTTHANCQHILAENSKVSGNSSQRHYTYPVLGYITPWNSRGYELAKRFNSKFTHLSPIWYDLKSQQTSLVLEGRHNADRGWISELKKAGEALILPRVVLEASPAVLLGKEKQRNKAINLIVTECKEMGYDGIVLESWSRWAAYGILHDPSMRNLALQFVKQLGDALHSISSEKISGQQLQLVYVIGSPSEKLQEHDFGPKDLETLSEAVDGFSLMTYDFSNPHNPGPNAPLKWIQIVLQLLLGTSGNRAQSLAPKILLGINFYGNDFSLSRGGGAIIGRDYLALLEKHWPELQWDKNSGEHFFFYTDDKDIRHVVFYPSLKSISLRLEEARSWGCGISIWEIGQGLDYFFDLL